One window of the Pyrus communis chromosome 17, drPyrComm1.1, whole genome shotgun sequence genome contains the following:
- the LOC137722748 gene encoding uncharacterized protein isoform X1: MADKLEGFDTRAENEYWDGIKRGLVHKESLVRKQSLHMLKTALGINEPGQTQSFSGGVLEAESHSRGDGGGSGGGMTKRELWADKEAKSLGVGKMCSPVESFLNSRQKWEAFVLLYEMLEEYGTHLVEAAWNFQISLLLQYSTTQSNGIVASSVSGEVLHQNLIESPGEIFSWLAILWERGFHHDNPQVRCLIMQSFLGIDWKNYGNHAKSVPRSFVLGPLMEGLNDPVHHKEFGVKGLYSSVTIEGAARFLRQYTSCLNARTCIAFLINLARTAKVQSFGRVGLMCLAECISSAACQVRTDDNESEGLWLEDVIPGMIQTESAPNDKVVLLDSLRFLIESSKQHFNPNYRLRVCEKILESATSVVCACDLPLDILMHFISTFPWEFTDFGGCLRVKLQEWLMGCGKKNCYGNCCSTETKLLKGLHEFPSRFTVHYSVDRSITFDDEDLESWEFEAKRWARVLFLTCQEEYHLIPTLMFIQTHALGLCQENNNLDQIPVKFLIVILSLVRELQMMQDRVAEYRSTVRTKSESRALELMDQFGQPDALNFYQKFTNVFILIMKELVSLANLSCSIFSHANTTKMADASFPGSVKGKLGGPSQRRLSSSTTSAVLQAIISMKALATISSWCAQFIADASLDLAFNFMWEFYWKTVSSPVTDSETGAEISLAAYEALAPALTALVSMFSPKSLDLVTNNGNLFLSDGKPLLDSLVLSFLQNINNLLAIGVFVRTRRAVLMNWKWICLESLLSIPCYALKKGLHLEDNNFLLSGDTLRLIFTDLLESLENAGENSVLPMLRSVRLVLGLLSEGKSGSLIYSCDGVDAQMMWQLVQSSWILHVSCNKRKVAPIAALLSSVLHSSLFSDESMHMNDNAPGPLKWFVEKILEEGTKSPRTIRLAALHLTGLFLSYPRIIKYYVKELKLLSLHGSVAFDEDFEGELADNHDTRTEVSLLAKGPDPELTKEFINTELYARASVAVLFYKLADLSDMVGSPNENEDCHAALESGKIFLLELLDSAVNDKDLSKELYKKYSAIHRRKVRAWQMICILSRFICQDIVSEVSRCLHICLYMNNLPAVRQYLETFAINMYLKFPSLVAEQLVPVLRDYEMRPQALSSYVFIAANVILHASQAVQDKHLNELLPPIFPLLTSHHHSLRGFAQLLVYQVLCKLFPPLDSRASGTMTLEKRCFEDLKSYLAKNSDCVRLRASMGGFLDAYSPSSSVTPAGIFINRVEALEFECVPVSLTEQVLNFLNDVREDLRSSMAKDAAAIKNESLRSDEDQNCTAIPSNANEGNSHTQQPKDISLDFQKKITLSKHEKHDIAVNSFFGNQDTYKPLEEMEKEDKLLAQVLQSRSQAMERERASRQQLILVASLLDRIPNLAGLARTCEVFKVSGLAVADANVVHDKQFQLISVTAEKWVPIIEVPVDSLKVFLERKKREGFSILGLEQTANSVPLDQYSFPKKTVLVLGREKEGIPVDIIHILDACIEIPQLGVVRSLNVHVSGAIALWEYTRQQRSSQ; encoded by the exons ATGGCTGATAAACTCGAAGGATTTGATACCAGAGCAGAAAATGAATACTGGGACGGAATTAAAAGAGGCTTG GTTCATAAGGAGAGTTTGGTGAGGAAGCAGTCGTTGCATATGCTTAAGACAGCACTGGGCATAAATGAGCCAGGCCAAACTCAGTCCTTCTCCGGTGGTGTTTTGGAGGCTGAAAGTCATTCTCGTGGTGACGGTGGGGGTAGCGGTGGTGGCATGACAAAGAGGGAGCTTTGGGCTGATAAGGAAGCCAAGTCATTGGGTGTTGGGAAAATGTGTAGCCCGGTTGAGTCTTTTCTGAACAGCCGGCAGAAGTGGGAGGCATTTGTACTGCTGTATGAAATGCTAGAAGAGTATGGCACTCATTTGGTTGAAGCAGCTTGGAACTTTCAG ATATCCCTGTTGCTTCAATATTCTACCACACAAAGTAATGGTATTGTGGCAAGCTCTGTCAGTGGAGAAGTACTTCATCAAAACCTGATCGAAAGCCCAGGCGAAATCTTTAGTTGGTTAGCAATTTTGTGGGAACGGGGTTTTCATCACGATAATCCTCAAG TTAGATGCTTGATCATGCAGTCATTTTTGGGCATTGATTGGAAGAATTATGGAAATCATGCAAAATCAGTGCCTAGATCTTTTGTTCTGGGTCCACTGATGGAAGGGCTAAATGACCCTGTGCACCACAAAGAATTTG GTGTAAAAGGACTATACTCCTCAGTGACGATTGAAGGTGCAGCTAGGTTTCTACGCCAGTATACAAGTTGCCTAAATGCGAG GACGTGCATTGCATTTCTGATCAACCTAGCACGCACTGCTAAGGTGCAATCATTTGGTAGAGTTGGATTAATGTGTCTTGCTGAATGCATTTCTTCAGCTGCTTGTCAAGTTCGTACAGATGATAATGAAAGTGAAGGACTGTGGCTTGAAGATGTGATTCCTGGCATGATCCAAACGGAAAGTGCTCCCAATGACAAAGTTGTTCTACTTGATTCACTGAGATTTCTTATCGAGAGCAGCAAACAACATTTCAATCCTAATTATCGCCTTCGAG TTTGTGAGAAAATCCTGGAGTCTGCTACCTCAGTGGTGTGTGCATGTGATCTCCCTCTTGACATACTTATGCACTTCATTTCAACATTTCCTTGGGAATTTACCGACTTTGGTG GTTGCTTAAGAGTGAAATTACAAGAATGGCTTATGGGGTGTGGTAAGAAGAATTGTTATGGCAACTGCTGCAGTACTGAGACGAAGCTTCTGAAGGGTCTCCATGAATTCCCCAGTAGGTTTACAGTTCATTATTCAGTTGATAGGTCCATCACTTTTGATGATGAAGACTTGGAATCCTGGGAATTTGAAGCAAAGCGGTGGGCACGAGTGCTTTTTCTTACATGCCAGGAGGAATATCATTTGATACCTACACTGATG TTTATTCAAACTCATGCTCTTGGTCTCTGCCAAGAAAACAACAATTTGGATCAAATTCCTGTGAAGTTTCTCATTGTAATTTTGAGCTTGGTGCGGGAGCTTCAGATGATGCAAGACAGAGTCGCTGAATATAGATCTACAGTTAGAACCAAATCAGAATCTCGTGCGCTTGAATTAATGGATCAATTTGGTCAGCCAGATGCTCTTAACTTTTACCAGAAGTTTACCAATGTTTTTATTCTTATAATG AAGGAGTTGGTGTCTTTAGCAAACTTGTCCTGTTCTATTTTCTCACATGCCAATACCACTAAGATGGCAGATGCCAGCTTTCCTGGTTCAGTGAAAGGAAAACTTGGAGGCCCTAGTCAACGCCGTTTGTCATCCTCTACCACCTCCGCTGTGTTGCAAGCG ATCATTTCCATGAAGGCTCTTGCAACTATCTCATCATGGTGTGCACAATTTATAGCTGATGCATCACTTGATCttgcttttaattttatgtGGGAATTCTACTGGAAAACTGTTTCATCTCCAGTTACTGATTCAGAG ACTGGGGCGGAAATAAGTCTTGCAGCATATGAAGCATTAGCTCCTGCTCTCACAGCACTAGTGTCTATGTTTTCTCCTAAATCGTTGGATCTTGTCACGAACAATGGCAATCTGTTTTTATCAGATGGAAAACCTCTGTTAGATTCCttggttctttcttttcttcagaACATAAATAATCTCCTAGCAATTGGAGTATTTGTACGGACTCGACGTGCAGTTTTAATGAATTGGAAG TGGATTTGCCTAGAATCTCTACTGTCAATTCCTTGCTATGCTTTAAAAAAAGGGCTTCATTTAGAggacaataattttttgctctCAGGTGATACTCTCAGATTGATTTTTACTGATCTTCTTGAGAG CCTAGAGAATGCTGGAGAAAATTCTGTTCTACCAATGCTCAGATCAGTCCGATTAGTTTTGGGCCTATTGTCCGAGGGAAAGTCTGGTTCACTTATCTATTCATGTGATGGGGTGGATGCCCAG ATGATGTGGCAGTTGGTTCAGTCTTCTTGGATTTTGCATGTCAGTTGTAACAAGAGGAAGGTTGCACCTATTGCTGCACTTTTGTCTTCTGTTCTGCATTCATCCCTCTTTAGTGATGAGAGCATgcatatgaatgacaatgcACCTGGGCCTCTGAAGTGG TTTGTTGAGAAAATTCTGGAGGAAGGCACAAAAAGTCCCCGCACAATTCGTCTTGCTGCATTACACTTAACGGGCCTCTTTCTATCATATCCTAGGATTATAAAGTACTATGTGAAGGAGTTGAAGCTGCTGTCACTACATGGTTCTG TTGCATTCGATGAGGACTTTGAAGGTGAATTAGCTGATAATCATGATACAAGGACTGAAGTTTCTTTATTGGCGAAAGGCCCTGATCCTGAGCTTACCAAA GAATTTATCAACACAGAATTGTATGCACGTGCCTCTGTTGCTGTTCTGTTTTACAAGCTAGCAGACTTGTCCGATATGGTGGGATcaccaaatgaaaatgaagattGCCATGCAGCTTTGGAATCTGGAAAAATATTTTTGCTTGAGCTTCTAGATTCTGCG GTAAACGACAAGGATCTTTCGAAAGAGCTGTATAAGAAATACAGTGCA ATCCACAGGCGTAAGGTACGTGCATGGCAAATGATATGTATTTTGTCACGTTTCATATGTCAAGATATAGTTTCTGAAGTTTCACGTTGCCTGCACATATGCCTTTAT ATGAACAATTTACCTGCAGTTCGTCAATACTTGGAAACATTCGCAATTAATATGTACTTGAAGTTCCCATCATTG GTTGCGGAGCAACTAGTCCCTGTATTAAGAGATTATGAGATGAGGCCTCAg GCACTCTCTTCATATGTATTTATAGCAGCGAATGTCATCCTCCATGCATCTCAAGCTGTTCAAGACAAGCATTTGAATGAATTACTTCCTCCTATATTTCCACTACTAACATCCCATCACCACAGTTTGCGTGGTTTCGCCCAG TTATTGGTTTACCAAGTTCTCTGCAAATTGTTTCCTCCATTGGACTCTAGGGCCTCTGGAACTATGACTTTAGAGAAGAGGTGTTTTGAGGATTTGAAATCCTACCTGGCAAAGAACTCTGATTGTGTGCG CCTACGAGCATCAATGGGAGGATTTCTTGATGCCTACAGTCCCAGTAGCTCTGTCACTCCTGCTGGGATTTTCATCAACCGGGTTGAG GCACTCGAGTTTGAATGTGTACCAGTGTCACTTACGGAGCAAGTGCTCAACTTTTTAAAt GATGTCAGGGAAGATCTTCGGAGTTCAATGGCAAAAGATGCTGCGGCTATTAAGAATGAAAGCTTAAGATCTGATGAAGATCAAAATTGCACAGCAATACCATCTAATGCAAATGAAGGAAACTCACATACCCAGCAGCCCAAAGATATTTCACTGGATTTTCAAAAAAAGATTACCCTCTCTAAACATGAGAAGCATGACATAGCCGTAAATTCCTTCTTTGGCAACCAAGACACTTACAAACCACTTGAAG AAATGGAGAAGGAAGATAAGCTTCTTGCTCAGGTGCTGCAGTCTAGAAGTCAGGCAatggaaagagagagagcaagCAGACAACAACTCATTCTTGTGGCATCTCTTCTTGATCGCATACCTAACCTTGCTGGCCTGGCACGGACTTGTGAG GTGTTTAAGGTGTCGGGTTTGGCTGTTGCGGATGCAAACGTAGTACATGACAAACAGTTCCAGCTCATCAG TGTGACTGCAGAAAAGTGGGTTCCTATCATTGAAGTCCCAGTGGATAGTTTGAAGGTCTTCCTTGAGAGAAAGAAACGAGAAGGCTTTTCAATTTTGGGACTAGAGCAAACTGCAAATAGTGTACCGCTTGACCAGTATAGCTTTCCTAAAAAGACG GTACTGGTCCTTGGGCGTGAAAAGGAAGGTATACCGGTGGATATCATTCATATTCTGGATGCTTGCATTGAGATTCCACAGTTGGGAGTTGTTCGATCTTTAAATGTTCATGTCAGCGGTGCCATTGCGCTGTGGGAATATACTCGACAGCAGAGATCATCCCAGTAG
- the LOC137722748 gene encoding uncharacterized protein isoform X2, with the protein MADKLEGFDTRAENEYWDGIKRGLVHKESLVRKQSLHMLKTALGINEPGQTQSFSGGVLEAESHSRGDGGGSGGGMTKRELWADKEAKSLGVGKMCSPVESFLNSRQKWEAFVLLYEMLEEYGTHLVEAAWNFQISLLLQYSTTQSNGIVASSVSGEVLHQNLIESPGEIFSWLAILWERGFHHDNPQVRCLIMQSFLGIDWKNYGNHAKSVPRSFVLGPLMEGLNDPVHHKEFGVKGLYSSVTIEGAARFLRQYTSCLNARTCIAFLINLARTAKVQSFGRVGLMCLAECISSAACQVRTDDNESEGLWLEDVIPGMIQTESAPNDKVVLLDSLRFLIESSKQHFNPNYRLRVCEKILESATSVVCACDLPLDILMHFISTFPWEFTDFGGCLRVKLQEWLMGCGKKNCYGNCCSTETKLLKGLHEFPSRFTVHYSVDRSITFDDEDLESWEFEAKRWARVLFLTCQEEYHLIPTLMFIQTHALGLCQENNNLDQIPVKFLIVILSLVRELQMMQDRVAEYRSTVRTKSESRALELMDQFGQPDALNFYQKFTNVFILIMKELVSLANLSCSIFSHANTTKMADASFPGSVKGKLGGPSQRRLSSSTTSAVLQAIISMKALATISSWCAQFIADASLDLAFNFMWEFYWKTVSSPVTDSETGAEISLAAYEALAPALTALVSMFSPKSLDLVTNNGNLFLSDGKPLLDSLVLSFLQNINNLLAIGVFVRTRRAVLMNWKWICLESLLSIPCYALKKGLHLEDNNFLLSGDTLRLIFTDLLESLENAGENSVLPMLRSVRLVLGLLSEGKSGSLIYSCDGVDAQMMWQLVQSSWILHVSCNKRKVAPIAALLSSVLHSSLFSDESMHMNDNAPGPLKWFVEKILEEGTKSPRTIRLAALHLTGLFLSYPRIIKYYVKELKLLSLHGSVAFDEDFEGELADNHDTRTEVSLLAKGPDPELTKEFINTELYARASVAVLFYKLADLSDMVGSPNENEDCHAALESGKIFLLELLDSAVNDKDLSKELYKKYSAIHRRKVRAWQMICILSRFICQDIVSEVSRCLHICLYMNNLPAVRQYLETFAINMYLKFPSLVAEQLVPVLRDYEMRPQALSSYVFIAANVILHASQAVQDKHLNELLPPIFPLLTSHHHSLRGFAQLLVYQVLCKLFPPLDSRASGTMTLEKRCFEDLKSYLAKNSDCVRLRASMGGFLDAYSPSSSVTPAGIFINRVEVGLLMGHSTRV; encoded by the exons ATGGCTGATAAACTCGAAGGATTTGATACCAGAGCAGAAAATGAATACTGGGACGGAATTAAAAGAGGCTTG GTTCATAAGGAGAGTTTGGTGAGGAAGCAGTCGTTGCATATGCTTAAGACAGCACTGGGCATAAATGAGCCAGGCCAAACTCAGTCCTTCTCCGGTGGTGTTTTGGAGGCTGAAAGTCATTCTCGTGGTGACGGTGGGGGTAGCGGTGGTGGCATGACAAAGAGGGAGCTTTGGGCTGATAAGGAAGCCAAGTCATTGGGTGTTGGGAAAATGTGTAGCCCGGTTGAGTCTTTTCTGAACAGCCGGCAGAAGTGGGAGGCATTTGTACTGCTGTATGAAATGCTAGAAGAGTATGGCACTCATTTGGTTGAAGCAGCTTGGAACTTTCAG ATATCCCTGTTGCTTCAATATTCTACCACACAAAGTAATGGTATTGTGGCAAGCTCTGTCAGTGGAGAAGTACTTCATCAAAACCTGATCGAAAGCCCAGGCGAAATCTTTAGTTGGTTAGCAATTTTGTGGGAACGGGGTTTTCATCACGATAATCCTCAAG TTAGATGCTTGATCATGCAGTCATTTTTGGGCATTGATTGGAAGAATTATGGAAATCATGCAAAATCAGTGCCTAGATCTTTTGTTCTGGGTCCACTGATGGAAGGGCTAAATGACCCTGTGCACCACAAAGAATTTG GTGTAAAAGGACTATACTCCTCAGTGACGATTGAAGGTGCAGCTAGGTTTCTACGCCAGTATACAAGTTGCCTAAATGCGAG GACGTGCATTGCATTTCTGATCAACCTAGCACGCACTGCTAAGGTGCAATCATTTGGTAGAGTTGGATTAATGTGTCTTGCTGAATGCATTTCTTCAGCTGCTTGTCAAGTTCGTACAGATGATAATGAAAGTGAAGGACTGTGGCTTGAAGATGTGATTCCTGGCATGATCCAAACGGAAAGTGCTCCCAATGACAAAGTTGTTCTACTTGATTCACTGAGATTTCTTATCGAGAGCAGCAAACAACATTTCAATCCTAATTATCGCCTTCGAG TTTGTGAGAAAATCCTGGAGTCTGCTACCTCAGTGGTGTGTGCATGTGATCTCCCTCTTGACATACTTATGCACTTCATTTCAACATTTCCTTGGGAATTTACCGACTTTGGTG GTTGCTTAAGAGTGAAATTACAAGAATGGCTTATGGGGTGTGGTAAGAAGAATTGTTATGGCAACTGCTGCAGTACTGAGACGAAGCTTCTGAAGGGTCTCCATGAATTCCCCAGTAGGTTTACAGTTCATTATTCAGTTGATAGGTCCATCACTTTTGATGATGAAGACTTGGAATCCTGGGAATTTGAAGCAAAGCGGTGGGCACGAGTGCTTTTTCTTACATGCCAGGAGGAATATCATTTGATACCTACACTGATG TTTATTCAAACTCATGCTCTTGGTCTCTGCCAAGAAAACAACAATTTGGATCAAATTCCTGTGAAGTTTCTCATTGTAATTTTGAGCTTGGTGCGGGAGCTTCAGATGATGCAAGACAGAGTCGCTGAATATAGATCTACAGTTAGAACCAAATCAGAATCTCGTGCGCTTGAATTAATGGATCAATTTGGTCAGCCAGATGCTCTTAACTTTTACCAGAAGTTTACCAATGTTTTTATTCTTATAATG AAGGAGTTGGTGTCTTTAGCAAACTTGTCCTGTTCTATTTTCTCACATGCCAATACCACTAAGATGGCAGATGCCAGCTTTCCTGGTTCAGTGAAAGGAAAACTTGGAGGCCCTAGTCAACGCCGTTTGTCATCCTCTACCACCTCCGCTGTGTTGCAAGCG ATCATTTCCATGAAGGCTCTTGCAACTATCTCATCATGGTGTGCACAATTTATAGCTGATGCATCACTTGATCttgcttttaattttatgtGGGAATTCTACTGGAAAACTGTTTCATCTCCAGTTACTGATTCAGAG ACTGGGGCGGAAATAAGTCTTGCAGCATATGAAGCATTAGCTCCTGCTCTCACAGCACTAGTGTCTATGTTTTCTCCTAAATCGTTGGATCTTGTCACGAACAATGGCAATCTGTTTTTATCAGATGGAAAACCTCTGTTAGATTCCttggttctttcttttcttcagaACATAAATAATCTCCTAGCAATTGGAGTATTTGTACGGACTCGACGTGCAGTTTTAATGAATTGGAAG TGGATTTGCCTAGAATCTCTACTGTCAATTCCTTGCTATGCTTTAAAAAAAGGGCTTCATTTAGAggacaataattttttgctctCAGGTGATACTCTCAGATTGATTTTTACTGATCTTCTTGAGAG CCTAGAGAATGCTGGAGAAAATTCTGTTCTACCAATGCTCAGATCAGTCCGATTAGTTTTGGGCCTATTGTCCGAGGGAAAGTCTGGTTCACTTATCTATTCATGTGATGGGGTGGATGCCCAG ATGATGTGGCAGTTGGTTCAGTCTTCTTGGATTTTGCATGTCAGTTGTAACAAGAGGAAGGTTGCACCTATTGCTGCACTTTTGTCTTCTGTTCTGCATTCATCCCTCTTTAGTGATGAGAGCATgcatatgaatgacaatgcACCTGGGCCTCTGAAGTGG TTTGTTGAGAAAATTCTGGAGGAAGGCACAAAAAGTCCCCGCACAATTCGTCTTGCTGCATTACACTTAACGGGCCTCTTTCTATCATATCCTAGGATTATAAAGTACTATGTGAAGGAGTTGAAGCTGCTGTCACTACATGGTTCTG TTGCATTCGATGAGGACTTTGAAGGTGAATTAGCTGATAATCATGATACAAGGACTGAAGTTTCTTTATTGGCGAAAGGCCCTGATCCTGAGCTTACCAAA GAATTTATCAACACAGAATTGTATGCACGTGCCTCTGTTGCTGTTCTGTTTTACAAGCTAGCAGACTTGTCCGATATGGTGGGATcaccaaatgaaaatgaagattGCCATGCAGCTTTGGAATCTGGAAAAATATTTTTGCTTGAGCTTCTAGATTCTGCG GTAAACGACAAGGATCTTTCGAAAGAGCTGTATAAGAAATACAGTGCA ATCCACAGGCGTAAGGTACGTGCATGGCAAATGATATGTATTTTGTCACGTTTCATATGTCAAGATATAGTTTCTGAAGTTTCACGTTGCCTGCACATATGCCTTTAT ATGAACAATTTACCTGCAGTTCGTCAATACTTGGAAACATTCGCAATTAATATGTACTTGAAGTTCCCATCATTG GTTGCGGAGCAACTAGTCCCTGTATTAAGAGATTATGAGATGAGGCCTCAg GCACTCTCTTCATATGTATTTATAGCAGCGAATGTCATCCTCCATGCATCTCAAGCTGTTCAAGACAAGCATTTGAATGAATTACTTCCTCCTATATTTCCACTACTAACATCCCATCACCACAGTTTGCGTGGTTTCGCCCAG TTATTGGTTTACCAAGTTCTCTGCAAATTGTTTCCTCCATTGGACTCTAGGGCCTCTGGAACTATGACTTTAGAGAAGAGGTGTTTTGAGGATTTGAAATCCTACCTGGCAAAGAACTCTGATTGTGTGCG CCTACGAGCATCAATGGGAGGATTTCTTGATGCCTACAGTCCCAGTAGCTCTGTCACTCCTGCTGGGATTTTCATCAACCGGGTTGAGGTGGGACTTTTGATGGGCCACA GCACTCGAGTTTGA